A window of the Lolium perenne isolate Kyuss_39 chromosome 7, Kyuss_2.0, whole genome shotgun sequence genome harbors these coding sequences:
- the LOC127313274 gene encoding 1-aminocyclopropane-1-carboxylate oxidase 1: protein MEIPVIKMDELYGEKRSETMTLLHDACAQWGFFWVENHGINDDIMDKFKELVNKHYEENMEKNFYSSKIAKTLSPDKVASNVDWECSFMYHHQPKSNVHDIPELLRTTVPEYAEEVVKLAEQLAEVMSENLGLDKDYLKKAFCKPSLGIKVAKYPRCSHPEVVMGLRGHTDAGGIILLFQDDLVPGLEFMKDGKRISIPPTQGNRIFVNLGDQIEVISNGIYKSICHQVLPNQNGSRLSIATFYNPGADAIIFPAPKLTYPSQYRFQDYLNFYSTTKFTDKVSRFQNTKMVFK, encoded by the exons ATGGAAATTCCAGTGATAAAGATGGATGAGCTATATGGCGAGAAGAGATCAGAGACGATGACACTTCTCCATGATGCCTGTGCACAATGGGGTTTCTTCTGG GTGGAAAACCATGGAATCAATGATGACATCATGGACAAATTCAAAGAACTGGTGAATAAACACTACGAGGAAAATATGGAGAAGAACTTCTACAGTTCTAAGATAGCAAAAACCCTTAGTCCTGACAAAGTCGCCTCAAATGTTGACTGGGAATGCAGCTTCATGTATCATCATCAGCCAAAATCAAACGTTCATGATATTCCAGAGCTGCTTCG TACCACCGTTCCTGAATATGCTGAAGAAGTTGTCAAGTTGGCCGAGCAGCTAGCAGAAGTCATGAGTGAAAATCTTGGGCTGGACAAGGATTACTTGAAGAAAGCATTTTGTAAGCCTTCTTTAGGCATAAAGGTCGCAAAATACCCCAGGTGTAGTCATCCAGAAGTAGTGATGGGACTCCGTGGGCATACTGATGCTGGGGGAATCATACTTCTATTTCAAGATGACCTGGTTCCAGGTTTGGAGTTCATGAAAGATGGTAAGAGGATCTCAATACCACCAACACAAGGCAATAGAATTTTTGTTAACCTTGGAGATCAGATTGAAGTGATAAGCAATGgaatttataagagcatttgccaTCAGGTACTTCCTAATCAGAATGGGAGTCGCTTATCTATTGCGACATTCTACAACCCAGGTGCCGATGCTATAATCTTTCCAGCTCCAAAGCTTACATATCCTAGTCAATACCGTTTCCAAGACTACCTTAATTTCTATTCCACTACGAAGTTCACTGACAAGGTATCAAGGTTCCAAAATACGAAGATGGTATTCAAGTGA
- the LOC127311887 gene encoding uncharacterized protein has protein sequence MQSAGEEAPRLAPATSEDGGKSPASPSMDNERQIPVDPVSLRHLGMVADPDSPLSAPSVMTELVAHSSPLLPPLRRPTFVGASLPCSAASSPVHSASAKREEPSLATVIALSSLARQHSAALAHYVTSPTAAPTTLSRSASRAEGRTMAPHDDEYPHFEFDTDADAHGFKCGVLCMFIPGFNKKKRGSPSAAAVVSSIQRQHSGARRRSSVSRMASMERFECGSWSPPPPPPPTSAPHVDTDFAMEVAKVSCADDTDLPIKMAFVFDGDARGVLKKSASESESRRAESGAPVKMAFALEGEPRGILKKSASASQRQESPAPRMSSASQRHVRFSTAAAPPASCPTSPCITPRLAMARAEFNAFLEAQSA, from the coding sequence ATGCAGTCCGCCGGCGAGGAAGCGCCACGGCTTGCGCCGGCCACATCTGAGGACGGCGGCAAGAGCCCGGCGTCACCGTCGATGGACAACGAGCGGCAGATCCCCGTGGACCCCGTCTCGCTGCGGCACCTGGGCATGGTCGCCGACCCGGACTCGCCGCTCTCGGCGCCGTCGGTGATGACGGAGCTGGTGGCGCACTCGTCCCCGCTCCTGCCGCCGCTCCGCCGTCCCACCTTCGTCGGCGCCAGCCTCCCGTGCTCCGCGGCCTCCTCCCCGGTCCACAGCGCCTCTGCGAAGCGGGAAGAGCCCAGCCTCGCCACGGTCATCGCCCTGAGCTCCCTGGCGCGGCAGCACTCCGCCGCGCTCGCCCACTACGTCACCTCGCCGACCGCGGCGCCCACCACGCTCTCCAGGAGCGCGTCCCGTGCCGAGGGGAGGACCATGGCGCCGCACGACGACGAGTACCCGCACTTCGAGTTCGACACCGACGCGGACGCCCACGGCTTCAAGTGCGGCGTGCTGTGCATGTTCATCCCGGGCTTCAACAAGAAGAAGCGGGGCTCCCCCTCCGCGGCGGCCGTCGTGTCCAGCATACAGAGGCAGCACTCGGGCGCGAGGCGGCGGAGCAGCGTGTCGCGGATGGCGTCCATGGAGAGGTTCGAGTGCGGGTCGtggagcccgccgccgccgccgccgcccacctcgGCGCCGCACGTCGACACGGACTTCGCGATGGAGGTGGCCAAGGTCAGCTGCGCGGACGACACGGACTTGCCGATCAAGATGGCGTTCGTGTTCGATGGCGACGCGAGGGGGGTCCTGAAGAAGTCGGCGTCGGAGTCGGAGTCGCGGCGGGCGGAGTCGGGGGCGCCCGTCAAGATGGCGTTCGCGCTCGAGGGCGAGCCGAGGGGGATCCTGAAGAAGTCGGCGTCCGCGTCGCAGCGGCAGGAGTCGCCGGCCCCCAGGATGTCGTCTGCGTCGCAGCGGCACGTGAGGTTCTCGACAGCAGCCGCGCCGCCGGCGTCGTGCCCGACCTCGCCGTGCATCACGCCGCGGCTGGCGATGGCCAGGGCGGAGTTCAACGCATTCTTGGAGGCGCAGAGCGCGTAG
- the LOC127313278 gene encoding U-box domain-containing protein 34: MSHVTSHTLIFKSFVLAPLTISRSTVLPLVLSEKPGRYASPPVPSLPTGWSVDSTSFFVAATHHLQAPVVVLLLLRRRRCRTRFVVASSSARGMASSCAGGDPLAVAVAVRGDGRASRRAARWAAANLATVPGRVALVHVIPPVYFVPSPTGERVPVERMEAGVVEMYAQDRRARAQDVFLPFRRLCGRRSVETVVLEGDSVAEALARYAAESGVRNLVLGSASLPWFRRILRLQDMPTAVLKAMPCSCNVFLVSRRRLTIKFANQAQTGKAYTCVKIKSLTHRSFSLMKRNWSQEKQSLHDLPDDEAPKYSGVNSSDSGSQLSSSLSTSTNAVKSSESHGRCLLGSLGRKKPLRRRDKEFDSISQLKEFLYVSLKSVEESQPIDDVAELRKELQGTATIYHEASEDLVHAKKKIQVLPNEWNEDLKKVQDALQREDLKQTDNRKHSKAIREAEMVKEAFVNEAYSKHEAEIVANIMTTEKAKTVDALLSTGKSCRRYSRHEIELATDYFSDAKKIGEGGYGVVYRCTLDHTEVAVKVIQQDSRDKINEFFKEVEILSQLHHPNLVLLLGFCPEIGCLVYEYMENGSLEDQLGNKKGCQPLHWFLRFQIIFEVARGLAFLHGTKPEPIVHRDLKPGNILLDKNYVSKIGDVGLSKLISDLVPDGLTEYRDTVIAGTLYYMDPEYQLTGTVRPKSDLFALGIIILQLLTGKLPHGLILSAEEAIQKGTFSDILDKSQNDWPIAEAEMLAKLGLHCTALRCRDRPNLESEVLPELENILSRVTASPAKPRSPDVVVPSHFICPILQEVMDDPYVAADGHTYEHRAIKAWLKKHKTSPITKRRLPNLSIIRSNSLQEAIQQWKQTSR; encoded by the exons ATGAGCCATGTTACCTCACACACCTTGATTTTCAAATCATTTGTTTTGGCACCACTCACAATCAGCCGAAGTACTGTACTCCCCCTCGTGCTCTCGGAGAAGCCTGGTCGTTACGCTTCCCCGCCGGTTCCATCGCTGCCGACTGGTTGGTCAGTTGACTCCACCTCCTTCTTTGTCGCCGCCACCCACCACCTCCAGGCTccggtcgttgtcctcctcctcctccgccgccgccgttgtaGAACAAGGTTCGTTGTCGCCTCCTCGTCCGCGCGCGGCATGGCCTCCTCGTGCGCCGGCGGAGACCCGCTGGCGGTCGCCGTGGCCGTGCGCGGGGACGGCCGCGCCAGCCGCCGGGCCGCCAGGTGGGCCGCCGCCAACCTCGCCACCGTGCCCGGCCGCGTCGCGCTCGTCCATGTCATCCCGCCCGTCTACTTCGTCCCTTCCCCCA CGGGGGAGAGGGTGCCGGTGGAGAGGATGGAGGCGGGGGTGGTGGAGATGTACGCGCAGGACAGGAGGGCGCGCGCGCAGGACGTCTTCCTCCCCTTCCGCCGCCTATGCGGCCGCAGAAGC GTGGAGACGGTGGTTCTGGAAGGGGATAGCGTCGCGGAGGCGCTGGCGAGGTACGCGGCGGAGTCCGGCGTCCGCAACCTGGTGCTCGGATCCGCCTCCTTGCCCTGGTTCAGGAG GATATTACGGCTCCAAGATATGCCCACTGCTGTCCTAAAAGCCATGCCGTGTTCCTGCAATGTATTTCTTGTATCCCGGCGCAGATTAACTATAAAATTTGCAAACCAGGCTCAAACAGGCA AGGCATACACTTGTGTAAAGATCAAGTCACTTACCCATAGATCATTTTCCCTAATGAAGAGGAACTGGTCGCAAGAAAAACAATCATTACATGACCTCCCTGATGACGAGGCACCAAAATATTCTGGAGTTAATAGTTCTGACTCGGGCTCTCAGTTGTCCAGTTCTCTTAGCACTTCTACGAATGCTGTTAAAAGTTCAGAAAGTCATGGGAGATGCCTTTTAGGAAGCCTTGGTCGAAAGAAACCTCTGAGAAGAAGGGACAAAGAATTTGATTCTATTAGTCAACTGAAAGAATTTCTTTATGTATCCTTGAAATCAGTTGAAGAG TCTCAACCTATTGATGACGTAGCAGAACTGAGGAAGGAGTTGCAGGGTACAGCGACGATATATCATGAAGCTAGTGAAGATCTTGTCCATGCTAAGAAAAAG ATCCAGGTGCTTCCTAATGAGTGGAATGAAGATTTGAAGAAGGTGCAAGATGCATTACAGAGGGAGGATTTGAAACAGACAGATAATCGCAAACATTCCAAAGCTATTAGAGAAGCTGAGATGGTGAAAGAGGCATTCGTTAATGAGGCTTATTCCAAGCACGAGGCTGAAATAGTAGCTAATATTATGACTACTGAGAAGGCAAAGACTGTGGATGCTCTATTGTCGACAGGCAAAAGTTGCAGGCGTTACTCGAGACATGAAATAGAACTCGCTACTGATTACTTTTCTGATGCAAAGAAGATTGGTGAGGGGGGCTATGGGGTTGTATACAGGTGCACCCTTGATCACACTGAAGTAGCTGTCAAGGTTATCCAGCAAGATTCAAGGGACAAGATTAATGAGttctttaaagag GTTGAGATTCTAAGTCAGCTTCACCATCCCAACTTGGTTTTATTGCTTGGTTTTTGTCCTGAAATTGGATGCCTTGTATATGAATACATGGAGAATGGAAGTCTAGAAGATCAACTCGGTAACAAGAAAGGCTGCCAACCACTGCATTGGTTTCTTCGCTTCCAAATAATATTCGAGGTAGCTCGTGGGCTTGCTTTCTTGCATGGAACTAAACCGGAGCCCATTGTGCATCGTGACCTGAAGCCTGGAAATATCTTGCTGGACAAGAACTACGTAAGCAAAATAGGCGATGTAGGTTTGTCGAAGCTCATATCGGATCTTGTACCAGATGGTTTGACAGAATACAGAGATACCGTCATCGCTGGCACACTGTATTACATGGACCCCGAGTACCAATTAACTGGGACGGTTCGTCCGAAATCGGATCTTTTTGCTTTGGGGATCATCATTCTTCAACTACTAACCGGAAAGCTTCCACATGGGCTGATACTTAGCGCAGAAGAGGCGATCCAAAAAGGCACGTTTTCTGATATACTTGACAAGTCCCAAAATGATTGGCCAATAGCCGAGGCAGAGATGCTGGCAAAGCTGGGGCTGCATTGCACAGCGCTAAGATGCAGGGACAGGCCTAACCTCGAATCGGAGGTGCTTCCAGAGCTCGAAAATATTCTAAGTAGGGTTACCGCTTCTCCTGCAAAGCCAAGAAGCCCAGATGTAGTTGTGCCAAGCCACTTCATCTGCCCTATACTGCAG GAGGTGATGGATGATCCTTACGTTGCTGCTGATGGGCACACCTATGAGCACAGGGCAATCAAAGCTtggctcaagaaacacaagacctCCCCAATTACGAAACGCAGGCTTCCGAATCTGTCCATAATTCGGAGCAATTCTTTGCAAGAGGCGATACAGCAATGGAAGCAGACATCTAGATGA
- the LOC127313276 gene encoding peroxidase 22.3: MGLSRAAMLGVIVLVAALMFPMPKADGPSYDFHDESCPKLRQMVHDSVEEALKEDVGIAAGLLRIMFHDCFPQGCDASLLVHGRYWSETSWPQNKGIRPTAMALIDTIRAKVQSPDACGPTVSCTDIMNLATREAVMHFNVPGYAVPLGLKDSLAPADLARIWELPGPDLSAAELLQRFATRGFDVADVVVLSGAHTIGRSSCGGFQDRFQESTGFARRLRANCSSDANRLQDLDVTTPDRFDNEYYHNLLAGKGVLTSDLQLLRNHTTRWWVNNFAQDQGWFFAQFGTSMSKMAHLPSSEAAQYGEIRNYSCFWSNQRWLTASA, from the coding sequence ATGGGGTTGAGCAGGGCAGCAATGTTGGGGGTGATAGTCCTAGTTGCGGCGCTGATGTTCCCGATGCCTAAAGCCGACGGCCCGTCCTATGACTTCCACGATGAGTCGTGCCCCAAACTGCGGCAGATGGTGCACGACTCCGTGGAGGAGGCGCTGAAGGAGGACGTCGGCATCGCCGCCGGTCTCCTCCGCATCATGTTCCACGACTGCTTCCCGCAAGGCTGCGACGCTTCGCTTCTAGTCCATGGAAGGTACTGGAGCGAGACGAGCTGGCCCCAGAACAAGGGGATAAGGCCAACCGCCATGGCTCTCATCGACACCATCCGCGCTAAGGTGCAGAGCCCAGACGCGTGCGGTCCCACCGTCTCCTGCACCGACATCATGAACCTCGCCACCCGCGAGGCCGTGATGCACTTCAACGTGCCAGGCTACGCTGTGCCGCTCGGTTTGAAAGACAGCCTAGCCCCCGCTGACCTCGCCAGAATCTGGGAGTTGCCGGGGCCCGACTTGAGCGCCGCCGAGCTGCTCCAGAGGTTCGCGACCCGCGGCTTTGACGTCGCCGACGTGGTGGTGCTCTCTGGGGCGCACACCATCGGAAGGTCCAGCTGCGGCGGCTTCCAGGACCGCTTCCAGGAGAGCACTGGCTTCGCTCGCCGGCTCCGCGCCAACTGCAGCAGCGACGCCAACCGGCTGCAGGACCTCGACGTGACCACCCCGGACAGGTTCGACAATGAGTACTACCACAACCTGCTGGCCGGGAAGGGGGTGCTCACCTCCGACCTGCAGCTCCTccgcaaccacaccacccgctggTGGGTCAACAACTTTGCGCAGGACCAAGGGTGGTTCTTTGCGCAGTTCGGTACCTCCATGAGCAAGATGGCGCATTTGCCCAGTAGTGAAGCCGCACAGTATGGCGAGATCCGCAACTACAGTTGCTTCTGGTCCAACCAGCGATGGCTCACCGCCTCTGCTTGA
- the LOC127313277 gene encoding (S)-coclaurine N-methyltransferase, producing MAAAVVVARAYEAAARSALAALERNLLPDAVTRRLTRLLLAQRLRLGYLPSAPLQLQGLVLFAHSLEGMPIAIETDKAKTQHYELPTTFFKLVLGKHLKYSSCYFPHDSSTLEDAEVAMLELYCERAQVRDGQSILDVGCGWGSLSVYIAKKYRNCSITGICNSTTQKAFIEERCRENELLNVEIIVADISKFEMERSFDRIISIEMFEHMKNYKALLKKISGWMKEDTLLFVHYFCHKTFAYHFEDKNDDDWITRYFFTGGTMPSANLLLYFQEDVSMVNHWLVSGTHYARTSEEWLKLMDKNITTIRPIFEKTYGKESATKWIAYWRTFFISVAELFGYNNGDEWMVAHHLFRKK from the exons ATGGCGGCGGCGGTTGTAGTAGCGCGGGCGTacgaggcggcggcgcggtcCGCGCTCGCGGCGCTGGAGCGCAACCTCCTGCCGGACGCGGTCACCCGGCGGCTCACGCGCCTCCTGCTCGCGCAGCGCCTCCGACTCGGCTACCTCCCCTCCGCGCCGCTCCAGCTGCAAGGCCTCGTCCTCTTCGCGCACT CTCTTGAAGGCATGCCCATTGCAATTGAAACAGACAAAGCTAAAACCCAGCACTACGAGTTGCCGACCACATTCTTCAAGCTAGTGCTTGGAAAACACTTGAAATACAG TTCATGTTACTTCCCTCATGATTCAAGCACCCTAGAAGATGCTGAGGTTGCGATGTTGGAGTTGTATTGTGAGAGAGCTCAAGTGCGAGATGGTCAAAGCATTCTTGATGTTGGATGTGGATGGGGATCCCTCTCTGTGTACATAGCAAAGAAATATCGGAACTGCAGCATTACAGGGATATGCAACTCAACAACACAAAAAGCTTTTATAGAAGAGAGGTGTAG GGAAAATGAGCTCTTGAATGTTGAGATAATTGTAGCAGACATCAGCAAGTTTGAGATGGAGCGTTCTTTTGACAGGATCATATCCATAGAAATGTTTGAG CACATGAAAAACTACAAGGCACTTCTTAAAAAGATATCTGGATGGATGAAAGAGGATACCTTATTATTTGTTCACTACTTCTGCCACAAGACATTTGCGTATCACTTTGAG GACAAGAATGATGATGATTGGATTACAAGGTATTTCTTCACTGGAGGAACAATGCCATCAGCAAATCTCCTTCTCTACTTTCAG GAAGATGTATCTATGGTCAATCATTGGCTTGTCAGTGGCACACATTATGCTAGAACTAG TGAGGAGTGGCTGAAGCTTATGGATAAGAACATAACCACCATAAGgccaatctttgagaaaacttatGGGAAGGAATCAGCTACCAAATGGATAGCTTATTGGCGGACATTCTTCATCTCAGTCGCTGAACTTTTCGGATATAACAATGGTGATGAATGGATGGTTGCACATCACTTGTTCCGAAAGAAGTAG